The genomic interval GTCTCCAATTAATAATTTTGGATGGCACATGACGGTAGAGAAACTTTTGCAAATAGAAGTTCCAAAGCGTGCGCAATATATACGCGTTATCATGATGGAATTGGCACGAATTTCTGATCACCTGATCTGTAACAGTATCTTAGGTGTAGATACAGGGGCATTTTCCGGTTTCCTTTATGTAATGCAAAAACGTGAGGATATCTATGAAATATATGAAGAAGTCTGCGGTGCACGTCTGACAACAAATATGGGTCGTATCGGTGGCATGGAGCGCGACTTATCTAACGTTGCAATACAAAAGATCCGAAACTTCATTAAGACTTTCCCGCCGGTTCTCCAGGAATTTGAAAAGCTGATGAGCCGTAACAGGATTTTCATGGACCGGACTATCAATGTTGGCCCTATATCTCTGGAACGTGCTTTATCATATGGTTTCACAGGACCGAATTTAAGAGCAGCAGGACTTGATTATGATGTCAGGGTAATGAATCCGTATTCTTCTTACGAAGATTTTGATTTCAGCATTCCGGTTGGACAGAGCGGCGATACTTTCGACAGATACAACGTCCGTATTGAAGAAATGTGGCAAAGCCTTAAGATTGTTGAACAGGCGATGAACAATCTTCCGGAAGGCCCTTACTATGCAGATGCTCCTGAATATTATTTGCCTCCCAAAAAAGAGGTTTACAGCAGCATGGAAGCACTTATTTACCATTTCAAAATTGTAATGGGAGAAATTGATGCTCCTCAGGGTGAAGTTTACCATGCTGTAGAAGGTGGTAACGGAGAATTAGGATTTTACCTGATCAGCGACGGTGGACGAGCACCATATCGCCTTCATTTCCGCAGGCCAAGTTTCATCTATTACCAGGCATTCCCTGAAATGGCTAAGGGTAGTACACTTTCCGATGCAATTCTGACTATGAGTAGTCTGAATGTGATTGCAGGAGAGCTTGATGCATAGGCTATAATTATTGAATTGTTAAGTGGAATAAACTAATCATTTACTGTTTGTTATATCATATTTCAACAATAGCTGATTTCGATTTTCATAAGATCATATTAAAGAAATGACTGAAACATCCAACCCCATTACGTTTACCCCTGAACGACTGGAAAAAGTTAAAGAAATTATAGAGCGTTATCCGGCAGGCCGTCAAAAATCGGCGCTATTGCCAGTTTTACACGTAGCTCAGGAACAATGGGGATGGGTAAGTAGTGAGGTAATGGATTATGTGGCCGGTTTACTGGATATTTTACCTGTTGAAGTTTATGAAGTAGCGTCTTTCTATACGATGTATCATCTTGAACCAGTTGGTAAGCATGTGATCGAATATTGCAGAACAGGCCCTTGCTGCTTAATGGGTGGAGAAGATATTTATGGCTATCTGAAACAAAAGCTGGGAATTAACGCCGGAGAAACTACTGGCGACGGCCTTTTTACAATTAAAGAAGTAGAATGTCTGGCTGCCTGCGGATGGGGTCCGGTTTTTCAGATTCGTGAAAAATATTACATGAATCTTACCGAAACGAAGGTAGACGAAATTATAGAAGAGTTAAGTAAATAAGCTTTAAGGGCTGAAAATATTAACCTGAAATGGCTAGAAAAATATTAACGGAATATATTAATGTACCCGGCATCGAAACCTTCGACGTTTATCGTAAACAAGGTGGTTATAACGCTGTTGAAAAAGCTTTAAAAACCATGACTCCGGAAGAAGTCGTGGAAGAAGCAAAGAAATCAGGGATAAGGGGAAGAGGCGGTGCCGGATTTCCAATGGGTATGAAATGGGGCTTTCTGGCTAAACCGGAGGGTGTTCCGCGTTACTTGGTTTGTAATGCTGATGAATCGGAACCTGGCACTTTCAAGGACCACCATCTGATGAAATGCCTTCCGCATTTGCTTATTGAAGGAATGATCATTTCCAGCTATGCCCTGGGAGCGAAGAAATCTTTTATATATGTACGCGGTGAGCTGATGTACGTAATCCGCATACTTGAAAAAGCCATTGAAGAAGCTAAAGCAAAGGGATTTTTAGGGAAAAATATTTTGGGTACCGGGTATGATCTGGAACTCGTAG from Dyadobacter sp. NIV53 carries:
- the nuoD gene encoding NADH dehydrogenase (quinone) subunit D, with the translated sequence MADIELLPHNVPNTAELPELIEEFTTLNLGPTHPATHGIFQNILKMDGEKIVSSEQTIGYIHRAFEKIAERRPFYQITTLTDRMNYCSSPINNFGWHMTVEKLLQIEVPKRAQYIRVIMMELARISDHLICNSILGVDTGAFSGFLYVMQKREDIYEIYEEVCGARLTTNMGRIGGMERDLSNVAIQKIRNFIKTFPPVLQEFEKLMSRNRIFMDRTINVGPISLERALSYGFTGPNLRAAGLDYDVRVMNPYSSYEDFDFSIPVGQSGDTFDRYNVRIEEMWQSLKIVEQAMNNLPEGPYYADAPEYYLPPKKEVYSSMEALIYHFKIVMGEIDAPQGEVYHAVEGGNGELGFYLISDGGRAPYRLHFRRPSFIYYQAFPEMAKGSTLSDAILTMSSLNVIAGELDA
- the nuoE gene encoding NAD(P)H-dependent oxidoreductase subunit E gives rise to the protein MTETSNPITFTPERLEKVKEIIERYPAGRQKSALLPVLHVAQEQWGWVSSEVMDYVAGLLDILPVEVYEVASFYTMYHLEPVGKHVIEYCRTGPCCLMGGEDIYGYLKQKLGINAGETTGDGLFTIKEVECLAACGWGPVFQIREKYYMNLTETKVDEIIEELSK